A genomic region of Chloroflexota bacterium contains the following coding sequences:
- the thrC gene encoding threonine synthase, which translates to MTLSVPAGVIERYLEFLPFAGAAPDLTIGEGGTPLVRAPVLEARTGIREVWLKLEGCNPTGSFKDRGMVVAVAKALEAKARALICASTGNTAASAAAYGARAGVTTVCVVPHDSTASGKMAQTRMFGARVVAVTGTFDHALTIVRRLAERDGVELVNSVNPHRLEGQKTAAFEIVDALGDAPDELYLPVGNAGNIAAYWRGFVGYREAGRATKTPVLRGFQAEGAAPMVLGHPIDDPVTQASAIRIGNPANWDEAAAARDASDGSIEAVPEPAIAEAYRLLAQEMGVFVEPASAAGVAGLLQRRAGGPASPERVVCVLTGSGLKDPDTALRESDEPITTPPDLDAVTRVLGWSD; encoded by the coding sequence ATGACGCTCAGCGTCCCGGCGGGCGTCATTGAACGCTACCTCGAGTTCCTGCCGTTTGCGGGCGCCGCCCCGGACCTGACCATCGGCGAGGGCGGCACCCCGCTGGTGCGCGCGCCGGTCCTGGAGGCCCGAACCGGCATCCGCGAGGTTTGGCTCAAGCTCGAAGGCTGCAACCCCACCGGGTCCTTCAAGGACCGGGGCATGGTCGTTGCCGTGGCCAAGGCGCTGGAGGCCAAGGCGCGCGCACTCATCTGCGCCTCCACCGGAAACACCGCCGCGTCGGCCGCCGCCTACGGGGCCCGCGCCGGCGTGACGACGGTGTGCGTGGTGCCGCACGACTCCACCGCATCGGGAAAGATGGCGCAGACCCGGATGTTCGGCGCGCGGGTCGTGGCCGTGACCGGTACGTTCGATCACGCGCTGACCATCGTGCGCCGGCTGGCCGAACGCGACGGTGTGGAGCTCGTCAACTCGGTCAACCCCCACCGGCTGGAGGGACAAAAGACGGCGGCGTTCGAGATCGTGGACGCGCTGGGCGATGCGCCGGATGAGCTGTATTTGCCGGTGGGCAATGCCGGAAACATCGCCGCCTATTGGCGTGGGTTCGTTGGCTACCGGGAGGCCGGGCGGGCGACGAAGACCCCGGTGCTCCGAGGATTCCAGGCCGAGGGCGCGGCGCCGATGGTGCTTGGGCATCCCATCGACGACCCGGTCACCCAGGCGTCGGCCATCCGCATCGGCAATCCGGCCAACTGGGACGAGGCGGCGGCAGCGCGCGATGCCTCCGACGGATCGATCGAAGCCGTGCCCGAGCCGGCGATCGCCGAGGCCTATCGACTGCTCGCGCAGGAGATGGGCGTGTTCGTCGAGCCCGCCTCGGCCGCCGGGGTGGCGGGCTTGCTGCAACGGCGGGCGGGCGGCCCCGCCTCACCGGAGCGCGTCGTGTGCGTGCTCACCGGGTCCGGACTGAAAGACCCGGACACCGCCCTGCGCGAGTCCGACGAGCCGATCACGACGCCCCCCGACCTCGATGCCGTGACGCGCGTGCTGGGGTGGTCGGACTAG
- the coaE gene encoding dephospho-CoA kinase (Dephospho-CoA kinase (CoaE) performs the final step in coenzyme A biosynthesis.) has translation MAKHPVWGLTGNIGAGKSTVGAMLRALGARVIDSDATVRTLLESDAAVMREVRAAFPAARRADGGIDRAAVAREVFADREQLTLLQDLLYPAVGEVTDALLAEATDAPATFIEAINVVEGPSGGRLDGLWLVEADSELLVERVVASGRLSADQIRARLAMQADPDEKAEAFRGLRPERPIVRLDNNGSPEELRTQVTARWNDLLAG, from the coding sequence ATGGCCAAGCATCCGGTCTGGGGACTCACCGGCAACATCGGCGCGGGCAAGTCGACGGTGGGCGCGATGCTGCGGGCGCTTGGCGCGCGGGTGATTGACTCCGATGCGACGGTTCGCACGCTGCTGGAGTCGGATGCGGCAGTGATGCGAGAGGTGCGCGCCGCGTTTCCGGCGGCGCGGCGGGCCGACGGCGGCATCGACCGCGCCGCCGTGGCGCGGGAGGTGTTCGCGGATCGGGAACAACTCACGCTGCTGCAGGATCTGCTGTATCCGGCCGTCGGCGAGGTGACCGACGCCCTATTGGCTGAAGCTACCGACGCGCCCGCCACGTTCATCGAAGCCATCAACGTGGTCGAGGGTCCTTCCGGCGGTCGGTTGGACGGGCTCTGGCTCGTCGAGGCCGATTCGGAGTTGCTGGTCGAGCGCGTCGTCGCCAGCGGACGTCTCTCAGCCGATCAGATTCGGGCCCGCCTGGCGATGCAGGCTGATCCTGATGAGAAGGCCGAGGCGTTTCGGGGACTCCGTCCTGAGCGGCCCATCGTGCGCCTCGACAACAACGGCTCGCCGGAGGAGCTGCGGACGCAGGTGACCGCCCGCTGGAACGACCTGCTGGCCGGCTAG
- a CDS encoding HAD-IB family hydrolase: protein MPDQAPAPQAAAIFDFNGTLVTGEVWQAIESWMGGRSAWRRRKARMIARQLPVILASKVGLVSADFMVRCWMPAAWATVRGMDERELAALVQHAWETAFRPSMRERVAEMVRQHKADGYCTALVSATYEPFLAPVQEALGFDVVVGTRVEVSAGQVTGRVIGDTVTGAEKVRRVMAMDQDAERPIDLARSLAYADTERDLDLLQLVGHPVAVWPNARLELIARRRKWPILRDAG, encoded by the coding sequence CCTCGTCACCGGCGAGGTGTGGCAGGCCATCGAGTCGTGGATGGGCGGACGCAGCGCGTGGAGACGTCGCAAGGCGCGGATGATCGCGCGCCAGTTGCCCGTCATCCTCGCGAGTAAGGTCGGCCTGGTGAGCGCGGATTTCATGGTGCGGTGCTGGATGCCGGCCGCGTGGGCGACAGTGCGTGGGATGGACGAGCGGGAGCTCGCCGCCCTCGTGCAGCATGCGTGGGAAACCGCCTTCCGTCCGTCCATGCGCGAGCGGGTGGCCGAGATGGTGCGCCAGCACAAGGCTGATGGCTATTGCACCGCGCTTGTGTCCGCCACCTACGAGCCGTTCCTGGCGCCCGTGCAAGAGGCGCTGGGATTCGACGTGGTGGTTGGAACCCGAGTGGAAGTTTCCGCAGGCCAGGTCACGGGTCGGGTGATTGGCGACACGGTGACGGGCGCGGAGAAAGTGCGGCGAGTCATGGCCATGGATCAGGACGCCGAGCGGCCGATTGACCTCGCGCGCAGCCTGGCCTACGCCGATACGGAGCGCGATCTCGACCTGCTGCAACTCGTCGGCCACCCCGTGGCGGTGTGGCCCAACGCGCGTCTCGAATTGATTGCTCGGCGCCGAAAGTGGCCGATCCTGCGCGACGCAGGCTAG